Proteins encoded together in one Cicer arietinum cultivar CDC Frontier isolate Library 1 chromosome 4, Cicar.CDCFrontier_v2.0, whole genome shotgun sequence window:
- the LOC101495531 gene encoding ABC transporter I family member 21, protein MAIEQEQENANSNGIRVQGMQFSYDGLQQPPLFLDFNLQVSPGSRCLLVGANGSGKTTLLKILAGKHMVGGKDVVRVLNCSAFHDTQLVCSGDLAYLGGSWSKNVGSAGDIPLQGDFSAEHMIFGVEGVNPDRRDKLIELLDIDLQWRMHKVSDGQRRRVQICLGLLHPYKVLLLDEVTVDLDVVTRMDLLEFFKEECEQREATIVYATHIFDGLETWATHLAYIQEGELRRAEKLSDVNELKSSINLLSVVESWLRAETKLEKKKPVLNTSQSQGNSFASSPFFASRHMAYYR, encoded by the exons ATGGCGATAGAACAAGAACAAGAGAATGCAAATTCCAATGGAATCAGAGTCCAAGGCATGCAATTCTCATACGACGGACTACAACAACCACCGCTTTTCCTCGATTTCAACCTCCAAGTCTCTCCTGGATCTCGTTGCCTCCTCGTCGGTGCTAACGGATCCG GGAAGACGACTTTGCTGAAGATTCTGGCTGGGAAACATATGGTTGGTGGAAAAGACGTTGTGCGCGTGTTGAATTGTTCAGCTTTTCATGATACTCAACTTGTTTGTAGTGGAGATCTTGCTTATTTGGGTGGATCCTGGAGTAAAAACGTTGGCTCCGCT GGAGACATTCCACTCCAGGGAGACTTCTCTGCTGAACATATGATATTTGGTG TTGAAGGCGTTAATCCTGACAGGAGAGACAAGTTGATTGAGCTGCTTGATATAGATCTGCAGTGGCGAATGCATAAGGTATCTGATGGGCAGCGGCGTCGAGTGCAAATCTGTCTGGGTCTTCTTCATCCGTACAAG GTTCTTTTGCTGGATGAGGTTACAGTCGATCTGGATGTTGTTACTCGAATGGATTTATTGGAATTCTTCAAGGAAGAATGTGAGCAG AGAGAAGCTACAATTGTATATGCCACTCACATTTTTGATGGACTGGAGACATGGGCGACTCATTTGGCATACATACAAGAAGGCGAACTGAGAAGAGCGGAAAAATTGTCAGATGTTAACGAGTTGAAATCTTCAATTAATCTGCTGTCTGTTGTTGAGTCCTGGCTCCGCGCTGAAACAAAGCTTGAAAAGAAGAAACCTGTCCTTAATACATCTCAATCTCAAGGGAATTCTTTTGCAAGCTCTCCATTCTTTGCATCCAGACACATGGCATACTATCGATAA